The DNA segment CCCGGCCGTGGCAGAGACCAAAACACCAGCTCTGCATGGTGGGGCATCAGGGGCCCCCCCCCGGAGCCCCAGGcgctggaggaggcaggaagatgCCTCCTAACTTCAGACAAAACATGGCCCTCAGACAGCTTTGTGTCCGGCTTGAGGCCTGCAGGCCTGGGGCAGCATGGATTCTTTTGCTGGGAGCCCCGTGGCGGTCCTGGGTCCCGGCGGCtggagaggagctggaggagccCAGTGACCATGCTGCGCTCAGTCTGAGGAGGCCAGgcggccctggggtgggagggaggctgggcacTGGCCTTCCGGGGCAGCCGTGGCGGCTGGCATCTCCGGAGCCCTCATGGGACAGAGCGCACCACCAGGCTCCCAGCGGGATGCGTCAGCCCTGCTGCTCCGATAAGAAAGTGAGGCTTGAGGGCAGGAGCCCCTTCCTCACCAGGCCTGAGGCCAGGGCTGGTGGGCACATGTGTCCCACAGGGGCTGTGAGAGGCCCTCCACCGCCTCCATGAATAAATTCCTGAATAATGACATCCCTCAGCAGTCGAGCACTTAGAAATCCCTCGGGAGATCAGTGAAACCTATTGTCCCCTGAGGACTAAGTGTCCAGCTTCAGGAGTGGAGCTGGGACCCACAGGCTCGCGGGGCCTCATGGCCCCCCTCTGAGGAAAAATGTGCAGAGTGGGtgtcctccacctccacccattCCTGGAAAGGAGGCTGCTTCCAGAGGGCGGAGGCCAGGTAACCTGGCAAGGTAACCGCCAGTCCCAGGGGGCCCAGGACTTCCCTGCTGCAAAGTCCAGCATCCTGAGAAACCCTGTGCCTggcagcccaggacagtgggtcaCCCCAGCTTGTGGCCTGGGCGGAGGCGGGTGGGAGCGGCAGGGCTGGCTGCCCGGGGCTGAGGCAGAGCAGCAGCGGCACACGCCCATCTCCCGAGCTCCCGAGCGGCTCTCCCGCTGAGAAGCCAGGCCTCCCGCGCACAGAGCGGGCCTGTGCGTCTCGGCAGCAGCTGCGGCGCTCTTCAGGATATTACGGTCACACCCCAAACAGGCTTTTTCCCGTTACACCACCGCGGGGTGTGGCTTCTCACCTGCTGTTTGCCTCTGTTCCCCACTCGCCTCTGTGCCAAGTCCTTGGGCCTTCAGAGCTCGGAGCTGCATTCCCGGTGCAGCTCCCAGACTCACCCCTCACCCTGCACCTCAAAGGAGCCTGGCTGGGTGCAGCCTGGATTCCCGGTGGCCCGTCCATCTGTCCCTAGTCCCCTGTCCGGCAGCCCTTGGCCCGGGATCTCACGCCCGCGTGTGTGGGAGgcctccctccccccgcctctGGCCCTAAGAGACTTTGCCCGCCTCCCCGACCGGGAAAGTCAACAGACGGCGTGCCCCGCGGGCCTCGCCATGGCCTCCCTGCGGCCggcccttctctgcctcctcctctgcctgcagGGGTCCCTGGCGGCAGGTATGTGGGGGTGAAGGGCGGCCGGCCTCCCAACCTGGCCCACGTGGCGGTTTCCTGGGCACCCGGAGCGTTTGCCGGcagcatttctttccttcccgAAGGCAAATGGTGCCTGGGCGCTTGCCCACTGCGGGCAGAACGCCTTCAGTGCGATTATTTTCCAGACTTTTGGGAGCGGGAGCGGGAGTGGGGCACTTTCCCGGCCGCCGTGGGGTCCCGCCCTGGCAGATTGGGCTCGGACTTGCACCCACCTCGCTCTGCGAGGCCAGCCAGGGACAGTGGGGGATGCTGGACCGCACTGCTCTGCCACTGTAGCTGTGATGgtgccctcctctgcccccacccctctggGACAGCCCTGTGAGCTGTCATCCTGACTCCGGTACCAAGTGGCAACCAAGTGCCCACACTGCCCCTAAAATTCCGTTCATGCCGTCCTCAGATCCCATGGCTGGACGCCAGCCTGTGGTCCGAGGGACAGTGTCGCCGCCCTGGCTTCCATGCTGCCCCTTGCCCCATTTACATTCTCTTTTCACCTAACGTCACATTTTGGGCATCCCTTTCCTGGCAGTGCGGATGCGGGCGTTTTGTGTTTCTGATGCGTTTTCCCGCAGCTTCCCTCACTGGTGTGTTTCTGTGCCTGCCTGGGGTGTTCCTTGGGGGGCATTCCCGGAGGCGAAGTGACCAGCTCAAAGGGCATGCCAGCTGCTCTAACTCAGTGGACATCCTCCTCCTGACGCATCTCGCTTGCGCAGCGCCGCCTGTCGGCGGCTGTGAGCACTCCTGGCCCTGGTTCAGCCAGGCCAGGGGCAGGTGCCCTTTGACTCCCATTACTAGGGGACAGGTGGCTTGGATGCCGGCTTGGCCTCGCGGGCAGGCCGTTTCACGGGGCCCATTTCTCAGTTTTTGTTGCCCAGGAACAAGCCCACAGCCTCCTGCACAGGTTCCGGCGCGCCAACTCATTCCTGGAGGAGCTGTGGCCCGGCTCGCTGGAGAGGGAGTGCAGGGAGGAGCAGTGCTCCTTCGAGGAGGCCCGGGAGATCTTCAAGAGCGAGGAGAGGACGGTGAGCTCGGCGGGACGCATCTGCGCCCTGGGGGGCAGTGGGTGCCCAGGTCTCCAGGACCAGCACAGCAGCAGCAGTCTCTCCAGCCCCACCAGGCATCCTCACTTTCGCATCAGAAgatgaggagctcccgtcgtggcgcggtggttaacaaatccgactagcaaccatgaggttgcgggttcgatccctggccttgctcagtgggttaacgatccggcgttgccgtgagctgtggtgtaggttgcagacgcggctcggatcccgcgttgctgtggctctggcgtaggctgacagctccacctccgattagacccctagcctgggaatcttcatatgctgtggcagcagccccaggaaaggagaaaagacaaaaaaaaaagaggaagatgcgGGGTGGTGTGCCCCTGACTTCCCAAGGAAGGCCCCCGACTCCCAGGCATGGTCCACGCCCCACAGGGGGGCCTTGGGCCAAGCAGCCATCTGAGACCCTGACCTGAACGCCTTCTCAGGGAAACTTGTGCAAAGAAGCACTGAGGGAGCCATGGCCTCGTGCCTGCCCCCCGCCATGTGGCCAGAGTGGACTTCATTTCCATGTCACATTCGGAAAGATACACGTTTAAACCGTATCCCGTCCCCTTGAACCGTCAACAGGGCTGAGGGTCAGGTTACATGGGGACAGGACCACATCCCCTCACACTCGCAGGACACACTTGTCTCACTCACAGGACACACAGGACACATCCCGCTCACAGGAAGCAGGGGGGTTTGAGACAGAGGCCAACACCTCCGTTTCCAGGTGCGCCAGGCCAGGCACCCTTGCCACTTGCACTGCATAGTTGTCGAAAGCCTTTCAGCAGTTCCCATCTTGCTTTATTCTCACAGCAACCTGTGGGTTTTAGTTCATTGGCCCAAAGGTTGCTCAGGAATGAATTTTGGAGACGGAGACTCTGCAGTTCAGAGAGCACCTCCGCCTCCCCTTCCCGCCTTCTCCACGGTCAGCGGGTGTCTCCACGGCCCACAGCATCATGGGAGGAaatggggctgggggcctgggcgtGTGGTCCAGGGTCACAGCTCCAAGGTGGTGGGGTTGGGGCTACACTTGTGACCTCTGGTGGCCTTAAGGGGGACCACGGGGGGGTGGTCATAGGAGGGAAAACTCGCTTCCTGGGATGAAGCCACTTCATCTCCAGAAGGCAGGTCTGGCCTGCAGACCCTCACACAGGCCGAAGCGCCAGGACCCGCTTCCCCCAGGgaggctgcaggtgctgctccTGGCGCGGGGCTCACGCAGTTTCCTCTTTGCTTCCTCAGAGGCAGTTCTGGGTTTCCTACAACGGTGAGTGGGTGACCGGCCGTTCGGACCCGCCTGCAGCCGCTGCGCAGCGAGTTTAACCCCGTGACTCACTCACAGACGGAGACCAGTGCGCCTCGAACCCCTGCCTGAATGGGGGCTCCTGCGAGGACCAGCTCCAGGCCTACATCTGCTTCTGCCCGGAAGGCTTCGAGGGTCGGAACTGCGAAACCAGTGAGGAAGGAAGCCCGTGGGCCCCGGGCGGCTGCTGGGCGCAGCGTGGGTGGGGCGGGAGGTCCGTCTGGGCGGCCCGAAGTTCCCTTCAAGCAGGGTCTTGGATGGGGGTGCTGGCAGGGCCTCATTCTCCTACTCGATGCCCCGCCCCCTCTGGGTTCTGGCTCTGGGAAATTCTGATGCAGCTGGAGAGGTCTTGGGAGTCACTGGGGCCCCACGGTCAGGGAGGTGACGTGTTGTTGGCCTTCTAAAGATTGCCATATGGCAAAGCCCAGGGCTCCCTGAACCGTCCTCAAGCTCAGTCACCCCCTAGAAAGACTCAGCTCTCCAAGGGCTGACACTCCCAGTGAGTCATTATGGCAAAAGGACACAGGTTACAGCCAGCCCAGGGGACAGCATCTTCTTCCCGGGCCGCGTGGACCGTTTCATTCCCAATAACCGTGTGGGACAAGACACAGAGACTCACCCGCCTGGACGGTCCCCTGAGCCTCGGTGCCCAGAGACCCATTGGGCGGTTGACTCTGTCTCCAGCCCTTCCAGAGGCAGAGCTGACACTGGTGGCCCAAGACCCCCGGGAAAACACGCTCATCAGGCAAATTAATTAAGTGAACAGTTTGCTCAGAGAGGCTGTCGAGTGGGTTCCAGGAGCTGAGGGGAGGCCGGTCCCTTCTTGGGCAGACCCTTTACCCCGCCTGGCACAGCCCGCTGCCCACGAGCTTTTCTGCAcagagcagaggccagagggGGCTGCCCACCTGCTGCCTGGGGCTTTGTGTGAGCTCACGTCCGGGACAGGCCTTCCCGCCAGTGGTCCTGGAATTGCACAGCAGCCAACCCCAACTCCTAGCACAGAACTTTTTCAGAGGCAGGTCGAGCGTCCCAGCTGTCCGAGCCTGTGGTCAGCCCCGGCCCAGCTCCCTGGCACCACGGCCTCGTTGTAGAAAAGCCTCATGGCTCTGACTGCTCGCTGGCAGGCCTCCCACTAGGACACCTCCGCTTTCCCCAGGCTGGGCCGGGTGGTGTGGAGGCCACCACACGTGGACCCTGCATCCCCAGTGGCTACGCTGCTCAGACTTGGAGCCCCCAGAATCCAGGTCTCACCCTTCCAGGTCTGTCCACAGAGCAGGGTGGCTCCTGGCTCTCTCTGGAGCTGGCAGCCATGTGCCACCTTAGCGCAgaaccctggcctggcccagggagGGCTGGCCAGCGGACTAGCTCTCCCTGACCCGTGGAGGCCCCCCTCGGCTGTCCCCTCTGTCCTCAGACAAGAAGAGCCAGCTGATCTGCATGAATGACAACGGGGGCTGCGAGCAGTACTGCAGCGACCACGCGGAGGCCGGGCGCTCCTGCTGGTGCCATGAGGGGTACGCCCTCCAGGAGGATGGGGTGTCCTGTGAGCCCACAGGTAACAGGTCCTTGGGGACCAGACGCTCCCTGCTCACCTCCACTCCTGGCCCGGGCTGTACATCACTGCCCCCGGGTCAGGACTAACTGCAGCACCATTCTGGATTCCAAATCTTCTCAAAGGCAAGCtctttcagagaaatggaaaacgTCTCCAAACCACCCTCACAGGAACAGGGCTGTAATTCCCCCGGCGGGGGCACCCCTGGCCCCGGGCCTCttcggaggaggaggaggtggtacCCAGCTTTGTCTAAGAGGCCTGAAACTCAGCCACCGCCTCTCTGTGCTTTCTTTCCCGGCTCTGGGGCCTTCCTGGGGCAGGATGGGAAACCAGGAGCAGGGGCAGAGGAGCAGCAGGCCCGTCCGAGAGGCTGGTCGCCTGACCGGAAGAGCCTCAGACTCCCATCACAGCCCCCACCCCGGAAAACGAGCAGGACCCAGTTTCAAGAAGGGGGCCCTCTGTTGCTGCAAAAGGAGCCCCTGCTGTCTCCCCAGCTGCTCCCCCTCCCACAGCCCCGGGAGGAGCCGAGGGAgggccagggccccagggcccgCAGCCCCACCTCCTCACCGTCCCCACGTCCCGCTGACTTTTGTTTTACACAGTTGAATATCCGTGTGGAAAAATACCTgttctggaaaaaagaaatgacagcaaCCCTCAGGGCCGAATCGTAGGTGGCAAGGTCTGCCCCAAAGGCGAGTGTCCCTGGCAGGTAAGGCTTCGCCGGGCCcaagggaggggtaggggtgTCCCCGGCAGGGAAGGCTTCAGGCATATTGGGGCAAACTTGTAAACGTAGCCTCCACAGAGCCCCCCCCCAGGCAGCAGCCTTCCAGCATCTGCCGTGTCCTTGCCAGGCCATGCTGAAGCTGAAAGGGGCGCTGCTGTGCGGGGGCACCCTGCTGAACACCAGCTGGGTGGTCTCTGCAGCCCACTGCTTCGACAGGATCCGGAGCTGGAAGGACCTGACGGTGGTGCTAGGTAGGTGTGTGGCTGCCTGGAGCTGGTGCTGGGGGGTCTGTGGCTGCCTCCTCCTGACAGAGCAGGTCCTCGAACCATAACGACGAAGGTTCGGGGCTTCGAGCCACCGACTTCCACGACCAGCGAACTTCTGCAAAGGAGCAGGGGGCAGCGTGCAGGCGGGGCCCGTACCCGCAGGGCGCTCTATGCACCCCCCCCAGCCTCTTTCCCACCCAAAGACGCCCCCGCCTGTCTCTTGTGGCCCAAGAGCCCCAAGCGGGTGCGCTTCCCAGGCCACGCTGCATGGGCCTCCGCCTGGTGGGTTTATGTCCAAAGAAGCGGGGAaggccccctcccccggcccaaCACCCCCCGCGCCCGCACCTCCAGCACCCAGTCCCCaggctcccccgccccgcccggctcTCCTGCCCTGACCCGCGGGTGGCCCGGCGAGGCCGCTcagcagcctggggtggggcgCCAGGCCCCGCACCCGCACGTGGCCCGATGCCTGCGGGAGCGGGGGGTGGGTGCGGGTGCAAGGTCGTCTCCCCTGCAGGCGAGCACGACCTCAGCAAGGACGAGGGCGACGAGCAGGAGCGGCCAGTCGCCCAGGTCTTCGTCCCCGACAAGTACGTCCCGGGCAAGACGGACCACGACCTGGCCCTGGTCCGCCTGGCGCGGCCCGTGGCCCTCACCGACCACGTGGTGCCCCTCTGCCTGCCCGAGCGGAGCTTCTCCGAGAGGACGCTGGCCTTCATCCGCTTCTCGGCCGTCAGCGGCTGGGGCCGCCTCCTGGACCGCGGTGCCAAGGCACGCGTGCTCATGGCCATCCAGGTGCCGCGGCTCATGACCCAGGACTGCCTGGAGCAGGCCCGCCGCAGGCCCGGCTCCCCCAGCATCACCGACAACATGTTCTGCGCCGGCTACCTGGACGGCAGCAAGGACGCCTGCAAGGGCGACAGCGGCGGCCCGCACGCCACCCGCTTCCGGGGCACCTGGTTCCTGACGGGCGTCGTCAGCTGGGGTGAGGGCTGTGCGGCCACCGGCCGCTTCGGGGTGTACACACGGGTCTCCCGGTACACGGCCTGGCTCCTCGGGCTCATGAGCGCCCCGCCACCGCCGTCGGAGGGCCTCCTCCGAGCCCCGCTGCCCTAGCGCCGGCTCCCGGCCCACCCGGCCCACCCACCCCCCCGAATAAAGCTGGGCTCTGGCGCCAAAGCCCCAAGTTCTCCTGtggttcctgggcaggggaggggaggtggacacggagagatggagagagagagacagagacggagAGGGAGGcggagagactgagagagactGAGGGACGGAGCCCGAAGCTTGGGTGCCATCCTGAGGACATGGAGACGGAGGCTCAGAGACAGCAGACAGAGAGCCGAAGGGGCGACTCGGATGGAGGCCGACTGGGACGGAGGAGGCGAGAGGCAGGAAGGGCCGGGGTCAGGGACGCACAGCAGAGAGATGGGCCCGCGTGCTCCCCCACCCACGAGCAGCCGAGCCTCCTCCGTGCCCCTGGCTCGTCAGGCGTCATTTTCGGGAGACGCCGGGGTCTCCCTGGAGCTGGTCTTCTTCTTCCCAAGTAGTAGCTCTGCCAACAGGAACCTCTCACGCGAGGCTGTTTCCAAAGGCAAGAGCACCTGTGGATCTGGAGCCTGCCATTCCCAGCCCTGGGGACTGGGTGTCTCTTCCAGCCGAGGCCCCGGGGCACCTGCCTGAAAAGC comes from the Sus scrofa isolate TJ Tabasco breed Duroc chromosome 11, Sscrofa11.1, whole genome shotgun sequence genome and includes:
- the F7 gene encoding coagulation factor VII precursor (The RefSeq protein has 3 substitutions compared to this genomic sequence), producing the protein MASLRPALLCLLLCLQGSLAAVFVGHEEAHSLLHRFRRANSFLEELWPGSLERECREEQCSFEEAREIFKSEERTRQFWVSYNDGDQCASNPCLNGGSCEDQLQAYICFCPEGFEGRNCETNKKSQLICMNDNGGCEQYCSDHAEAGRSCWCHEGYALQEDGVSCEPTVEYPCGKIPVLEKRNDSNPQGRIVGGKVCPKGECPWQAMLKLKGALLCGGTLLNTSWVVSAAHCFDRIRSWKDLTVVLGEHDLSKDEGDEQERPVAQVFVPDKYVPGKTDHDLALVRLARPVALTDHVVPLCLPERSFSERTLAFIRFSAVSGWGRLLDRGAKARVLMAIQVPRLMTQDCLEQARRRPGSPSITDNMFCAGYLDGSKDACKGDSGGPHATRFRGTWFLTGVVSWGEGCAATGRFGVYTRVSRYTAWLLGLMSAPPPPSEGLLRAPLP